ACCCGCTCCCCAACCCGCGCCTTCGCTTCGGCGTCTTCTGGCTGCTGCCGAACTGAAGGGCGATGGCACCTTCGGCGCGGAGTGGGAGAAGGTTTGGCGTGGAGGGCGGGGAGGGAGAGAGTACATGGAGAGGATGGAGAGTGAGGGATGGGGTGCGGACCGCCATCCTCCATCTTCCATTCTCCCACTCCTCCCGCTCCGCCGTAGCTTTCGGCCATGCACACCGACGCCCCCGATCTCTCCCTCGTCATCCCGCTCCTCGACGAAGCGGAGTCGCTCCCCGAACTCGCCGAGCGCATCCGCGCGGCCGTCGAGCCGACGGGCTACAGCTTCGAAGTCTGGCTGATCGACGACGGTTCGACCGACGGTTCGTGGGAGGTCGTCCGGGGCCTGCACCGCGAAGACCCCCGGTTCGCCGGGGTCCGGTTCCGGCGCAACTACGGCAAGAGCGCGGCGCTCGCCATCGGGTTCGAGCGGGCGCGCGGCCGGTTCGTCGCCACGCTCGACGCCGACCTCCAGGACGACCCGGCCGAACTCCCCGAGATGCTCGCCCGCCTCGAAGCCGGGGCGGACCTCGTCAGCGGCTGGAAGCAGAAGCGCCACGACCCGCTCTCGAAGACGATCCCAAGCCGCTTCTTCAACGGCGTCACCCGCCTCGTCTCCGGGATCAAGCTGCACGACTTCAACTCCGGCATCAAGGCCTACCGCGCCGAGGTCGTGAAGAACGTCCGCGTCTACGGCGAGCTGCACCGCTACATCCCGCTGCTCGCCAAGTGGGAGGGCTACACCCGCATCGAGGAGCAGGCCGTCGAGCACCACCCGCGCCGGCACGGGCAGACCAAGTTCGGGATCGAGCGCTTCATCCGCGGCTTCCTCGACCTCCTGACCGTCGTCTTCGTGACGCGGTTCGGGCGGCGGCCGATGCACTTCTTCGGCGGCCTCGGGACCCTCTCGTTCCTCGGGGGCTTTGCGATCTCGCTTTACCTCTCGGTGGGCTGGGTCATGGGAACCCCCATCGAGGACCGGCCGCTGTTCCACCTCGGGATTATGCTCGTCATCGTCGGCGTGCAGCTCTTCCTGGCGGGCTTTCTCGGCGAGATGATCGTCCGCCCGCAGATGGAGCGCACCGACGACGTGCACCTCCGCGAAACGCTCGCGCCGGCCGGCCACAGCGAAGCGAGGCCCCCGGCGCGTTCGCACCGAGGGCCTCGCTAGCCTGCGTCCTGCTGCTCGTTACACGATGAGCAGCAGATCGGCTATGCCTACTTGACCAGCGTCATGCGGCCGGTCTCCACCTGCGTACCCGTCACCAGGCGGTAGATGTACACACCGCTCGGCAACGACGCCGCGTCAAACTCCACGCTGTGCTGACCCGCTTCCAGCACGTCGTTGGCCAGCGTGGCGACCTCGCGGCCTCGCACGTCGTACACCACGAGCTCCACCCGGGCGCTCGCCTCGAGCTCAAACCCGATCTCCGTACGGTCCGCGAACGGGTTCGGGAAGGCTCCCAGCGCGCTCGTGCGGGCGGCTGCCTCAAGCGCCGGCCACTGCTGCGCGTCGACCAGTGTCCACTCGGTCGATCCGCCAGCGACCGCGCGGCTGGCCGGGATGATCACCGTCACCTCGTCCGTCGCAACCGCGGTGCCCGTGTTCGGGCCGGCGCTGATGGCGACCGTGTA
This DNA window, taken from Bacteroidota bacterium, encodes the following:
- a CDS encoding glycosyltransferase family 2 protein — protein: MHTDAPDLSLVIPLLDEAESLPELAERIRAAVEPTGYSFEVWLIDDGSTDGSWEVVRGLHREDPRFAGVRFRRNYGKSAALAIGFERARGRFVATLDADLQDDPAELPEMLARLEAGADLVSGWKQKRHDPLSKTIPSRFFNGVTRLVSGIKLHDFNSGIKAYRAEVVKNVRVYGELHRYIPLLAKWEGYTRIEEQAVEHHPRRHGQTKFGIERFIRGFLDLLTVVFVTRFGRRPMHFFGGLGTLSFLGGFAISLYLSVGWVMGTPIEDRPLFHLGIMLVIVGVQLFLAGFLGEMIVRPQMERTDDVHLRETLAPAGHSEARPPARSHRGPR
- a CDS encoding T9SS type A sorting domain-containing protein, which encodes YTVAISAGPNTGTAVATDEVTVIIPASRAVAGGSTEWTLVDAQQWPALEAAARTSALGAFPNPFADRTEIGFELEASARVELVVYDVRGREVATLANDVLEAGQHSVEFDAASLPSGVYIYRLVTGTQVETGRMTLVK